One genomic segment of Catalinimonas alkaloidigena includes these proteins:
- the der gene encoding ribosome biogenesis GTPase Der produces MSNIVAIVGRPNVGKSTLFNRLIEQRKAIMDDVSGVTRDRHYGYGQWNGLHFTVIDTGGYVANSDDIFEGAIRTQVQLAINEASVILFMVDCETGITDLDESFANILRGTQKPLYIVANKADNHERSFMASEFYGIGLGEVFPISSVSGSGTGDLLDAVVSHFPADDDEDPEAGIPRLAILGRPNVGKSSFLNVLLGEERSIVTDVAGTTRDALHSRYKLYGKDFILIDTAGLRKKAKISDNIEFYSTIRSVQALEDSDICIIMLDAQRGMEAQDMNIVQLADKHRKGILILVNKWDLIEKDTKTALAYKKQIDERLGEFNYIPIVFTSMATKQRVFQAIEKASEIYENRQRRISTSKLNDLLGKDIEHYPPPSVKGKHIKIKYITQLPTRTPSFAFFCNHPKYVKNAYKRYLENKLRGHFNFEGVPLNIFFRQK; encoded by the coding sequence GTGTCAAATATAGTAGCGATCGTAGGTAGGCCCAATGTAGGGAAGTCAACGCTGTTCAACCGTTTAATTGAGCAACGCAAGGCCATTATGGATGATGTGAGTGGCGTGACCCGTGACCGGCATTATGGTTATGGACAATGGAATGGACTGCACTTTACAGTAATTGATACCGGAGGTTATGTAGCCAATTCTGACGATATTTTTGAGGGTGCAATACGTACGCAGGTGCAGTTGGCGATCAATGAGGCTAGCGTAATTCTTTTTATGGTAGACTGTGAAACCGGCATCACAGATCTGGATGAGAGCTTTGCCAATATTCTGCGGGGTACCCAGAAGCCTCTTTATATCGTCGCCAATAAGGCGGATAACCATGAGCGTTCGTTTATGGCCTCTGAGTTTTATGGCATAGGTCTGGGAGAAGTTTTTCCTATCTCATCCGTAAGCGGCTCAGGTACCGGTGATCTTCTGGATGCCGTCGTTTCCCACTTTCCGGCCGATGATGATGAGGATCCGGAAGCGGGCATTCCCCGGCTGGCTATTTTGGGCCGGCCCAATGTAGGCAAATCGTCTTTTCTGAATGTGCTTTTGGGAGAGGAGCGTAGCATCGTTACTGATGTTGCCGGTACTACGCGCGATGCATTACATTCTCGTTATAAGCTGTACGGAAAGGATTTTATCCTGATTGACACCGCAGGGCTACGGAAGAAAGCCAAGATTTCGGATAATATAGAATTTTACTCCACTATTCGCTCTGTACAGGCACTGGAAGACAGCGACATCTGCATCATCATGCTGGATGCACAAAGGGGGATGGAAGCGCAGGATATGAATATCGTGCAGCTCGCCGACAAACACAGGAAAGGCATACTGATTTTGGTTAATAAATGGGATTTGATAGAGAAAGATACCAAAACAGCGCTGGCATACAAAAAGCAGATTGATGAGCGCTTGGGCGAATTTAACTATATCCCCATTGTCTTTACCTCTATGGCCACCAAACAGAGAGTGTTTCAGGCGATAGAAAAAGCTTCTGAGATTTATGAAAACCGCCAGCGACGTATCAGTACTTCCAAACTAAATGACCTGCTGGGTAAAGATATTGAGCATTATCCACCGCCTTCGGTCAAAGGTAAGCATATTAAGATCAAGTATATTACGCAATTACCGACCAGAACACCCTCTTTTGCCTTTTTCTGCAACCATCCCAAATATGTAAAGAACGCCTATAAACGTTACCTGGAGAATAAACTAAGAGGACACTTTAACTTTGAAGGCGTGCCTTTGAACATATTCTTCAGGCAGAAGTAG
- a CDS encoding thiamine pyrophosphate-binding protein: MILPSIINTAQICAQLGVKHAVLSPGSRCAPLSIAFVRHPQIKTYTLSDERSAAFVALGIARQLHEPRGLDLYIWLSRL; this comes from the coding sequence TTGATACTTCCCTCAATCATAAATACTGCACAGATATGTGCACAATTGGGTGTAAAGCATGCGGTGCTTTCTCCCGGCTCTCGCTGTGCTCCACTTTCTATTGCTTTTGTACGGCATCCTCAGATAAAAACGTATACCCTAAGTGATGAGCGTTCTGCGGCTTTTGTGGCTTTAGGCATAGCCCGCCAGCTACATGAACCGCGTGGTCTTGATTTGTACATCTGGCTCAGCCGCTTATAA
- a CDS encoding four helix bundle protein, translated as MAKVERFEDLRCWQMARVLVKEVYQSGSSGELGRDFGARDQIRRASISVMNNIAEGFARYHPKDFGRFLNYAQSSAAEVKSMLYLFEDLAYMEQEKIQKLHTQTDNTRKSILALIKYLSASEKKLSGMSGSRVREPRENYRTNVESYQISEEHLQPSTQKP; from the coding sequence ATGGCTAAAGTAGAACGTTTTGAGGACTTAAGATGCTGGCAAATGGCAAGGGTTCTGGTAAAAGAAGTCTATCAGTCTGGTTCATCCGGCGAGCTTGGCAGGGACTTTGGCGCCCGCGATCAAATCAGGCGGGCTTCTATTTCTGTGATGAACAATATAGCTGAAGGATTTGCCAGATATCATCCCAAGGACTTTGGGCGCTTCCTCAACTATGCTCAGAGTTCAGCTGCTGAAGTAAAAAGCATGCTTTACCTGTTTGAAGATCTGGCCTATATGGAGCAGGAGAAAATCCAAAAATTGCATACACAAACGGACAATACCAGAAAATCTATTTTAGCACTAATCAAATATTTGTCAGCAAGTGAAAAGAAACTTAGTGGCATGAGCGGCTCCCGAGTCAGAGAACCCCGAGAAAATTATCGTACAAATGTAGAATCGTATCAAATATCAGAAGAGCACCTCCAACCCTCAACCCAAAAACCATAA
- the menD gene encoding 2-succinyl-5-enolpyruvyl-6-hydroxy-3-cyclohexene-1-carboxylic-acid synthase, with amino-acid sequence MICTSGSAAYNYAPAVAEAFFQQIPLLLLTADRPPEWIDQLDGQTIRQREIYGKHIKASLEFPVGQQEEDQWFAGRIVSEAHNLSIAYPQGPVHINIPIREPFYPQPDEEIKFDHKVKVIRQIPASYSLSEVQTSALLEQWRAAEKKLIVCGQGVLNEELSAALERICREQHVPVIADVISNMHALPEGGKHADVLLAQKDEDLFKRLQPALLITFGLSVMSKNLKLFLRKYSPAQHWHVQPSGSAADTFQVLTQVIHASPLAFFQGMQQSKGIPSTQSDFAEVWQSEELKAVNYIKTLFERGKVNQPSEFQAVKEVLYSLPDQSNLHLANSMAVRYANLIGLSEKQKRVEVFANRGSSGIDGSNSAAVGSALSSDRLTVLITGDLAFFYDRNAFWHNYKLPNLRVILLNNHAGGIFRMIDGPAGQPELEEYFETRQQLEGENTARDFGLQYMRIHLKSEADIQELKQLLPGFYERSADHARLLEIVTDAPVNTEVFKQYKKLIQQNYGF; translated from the coding sequence TTGATTTGTACATCTGGCTCAGCCGCTTATAACTATGCCCCGGCAGTAGCCGAAGCTTTTTTTCAGCAGATACCCTTACTTTTACTTACCGCTGACCGACCACCGGAATGGATAGACCAATTGGATGGACAGACGATCCGGCAACGTGAGATATATGGAAAGCACATCAAAGCCAGTCTTGAGTTTCCTGTAGGTCAGCAGGAAGAAGACCAATGGTTTGCGGGTAGAATAGTTTCTGAGGCTCATAATCTTAGCATAGCGTATCCGCAGGGGCCAGTGCATATCAATATACCGATCAGAGAACCCTTTTATCCGCAGCCTGATGAAGAAATTAAGTTTGATCATAAGGTAAAAGTGATCCGACAAATTCCTGCTAGCTATAGTCTGTCAGAGGTACAGACTTCAGCTTTACTGGAGCAGTGGAGGGCAGCAGAAAAGAAGCTGATCGTTTGTGGTCAGGGCGTATTAAATGAGGAGCTGTCAGCTGCTCTTGAAAGAATATGTCGTGAGCAGCACGTCCCAGTAATAGCTGATGTGATTTCTAATATGCATGCCTTACCGGAAGGGGGCAAACATGCTGATGTACTACTGGCACAAAAAGACGAAGACTTGTTTAAACGGCTTCAACCGGCCCTGCTCATTACTTTTGGCTTGTCGGTGATGTCGAAAAATCTGAAGCTTTTCCTTCGGAAGTACAGCCCTGCCCAGCATTGGCATGTACAGCCTTCTGGTAGTGCAGCCGATACTTTTCAGGTTTTAACTCAGGTGATTCATGCTTCACCTTTGGCGTTTTTCCAAGGCATGCAGCAGTCAAAAGGTATACCTTCTACTCAAAGTGATTTTGCGGAGGTCTGGCAAAGTGAAGAGCTCAAAGCAGTAAACTATATCAAGACTCTGTTTGAAAGAGGGAAGGTCAATCAGCCAAGTGAGTTTCAGGCGGTAAAGGAGGTCCTCTACTCTTTGCCTGACCAAAGTAATTTACATCTGGCCAACAGCATGGCAGTACGTTATGCTAATCTGATTGGTCTAAGCGAAAAACAAAAGAGAGTAGAGGTTTTTGCCAATCGGGGTAGCAGCGGTATAGATGGGAGCAATAGCGCAGCAGTGGGTTCCGCCTTGAGTTCTGACCGCCTGACTGTACTAATCACCGGGGACCTTGCCTTTTTTTATGATCGTAATGCTTTCTGGCATAATTATAAGCTGCCCAATTTGCGGGTAATACTGCTAAATAATCATGCGGGAGGAATTTTCAGAATGATTGATGGGCCGGCAGGTCAGCCCGAACTGGAAGAATATTTTGAAACCCGTCAGCAACTGGAAGGTGAAAATACTGCCCGTGATTTTGGTTTGCAGTATATGCGCATTCATTTAAAAAGCGAAGCAGATATTCAAGAACTAAAACAGTTGTTGCCTGGTTTTTATGAGCGTTCAGCCGATCATGCTCGGTTATTGGAAATCGTCACAGACGCACCTGTGAATACTGAAGTTTTCAAGCAATACAAAAAGCTAATTCAACAGAACTATGGATTCTGA
- a CDS encoding deoxyguanosinetriphosphate triphosphohydrolase produces MHWNHLFSPVRLGVEDRPTHTDMIRNPYQQDYDRLIFSSPFRRLQNKTQVFPLPGSVFVHNRLTHSLEVACVGRSLGNIIGHRIADEYPEEEARFEHFYRNEMGSVISAACIAHDIGNPPFGHSGEKAISTYFTNLEGEIRSLLEDSFNPSQWNDLTNFEGNANGLRLLTHQFKERSYGGLRLTYTTLAAMVKYPCESSIGLDKNRKSRSKFGFFHSEIETFNKIAAELKIKATSDAPQAYVRHPFVYLVEAADDICYQVIDWEDAHRLKIISTEEAQNQLLQFFADSPEHYQKHKTNALKIQDLNERMGYLRAVTINSLVNECAEIFWQNRDAILKGTYEKSLLDELSDTLGKAFQALQSKSVDRIYNYRPVVEIELAGYKILGGLLEEFVPAVLDMKGHQSKKLLRLLPLQFQPDGNTSLYEKVQSVVDFVSGMTDLYAVDLFRHIKGISLPELR; encoded by the coding sequence ATGCACTGGAATCATCTTTTTTCTCCTGTCCGCTTAGGTGTGGAAGATCGCCCTACGCATACGGATATGATCCGTAATCCTTATCAGCAGGATTATGACCGGCTTATCTTTTCTTCTCCTTTCCGGCGTTTGCAAAATAAAACCCAGGTTTTTCCGCTGCCCGGTAGTGTATTTGTCCATAATCGCTTAACACATAGTCTAGAAGTAGCTTGTGTAGGAAGATCACTGGGCAATATCATCGGGCACCGTATCGCGGATGAGTACCCTGAGGAAGAAGCCCGGTTTGAGCACTTTTACCGCAACGAAATGGGTTCGGTGATCAGTGCGGCCTGCATCGCCCATGACATTGGCAATCCACCTTTTGGTCATTCAGGAGAAAAAGCGATTTCTACCTATTTTACCAATCTGGAAGGGGAAATCAGAAGCCTTTTAGAAGACAGTTTTAACCCCAGCCAGTGGAACGACCTGACCAATTTTGAAGGAAATGCCAACGGTTTACGGCTGCTGACGCATCAGTTTAAAGAGCGGAGCTATGGCGGCTTACGACTTACCTACACTACTTTGGCAGCTATGGTAAAGTATCCCTGTGAATCGTCTATAGGCCTGGATAAAAACCGCAAGAGCCGGAGCAAGTTTGGGTTCTTTCATTCAGAAATTGAGACTTTTAACAAAATTGCAGCCGAACTGAAAATCAAAGCTACTTCTGATGCTCCCCAGGCTTATGTACGCCACCCTTTTGTGTACCTGGTAGAAGCGGCTGATGACATCTGCTATCAGGTAATTGACTGGGAGGATGCCCACCGACTTAAGATCATTAGCACAGAGGAAGCGCAAAATCAGCTCTTACAGTTTTTTGCCGACTCCCCCGAGCATTATCAAAAGCATAAAACAAATGCGCTCAAAATTCAGGACCTGAATGAAAGAATGGGTTACCTGAGAGCAGTGACAATCAATAGCCTGGTGAATGAGTGCGCAGAAATTTTCTGGCAAAATCGTGATGCGATCCTGAAAGGTACTTATGAGAAAAGTTTGCTGGATGAATTGTCAGATACTTTGGGCAAAGCATTTCAAGCTTTACAAAGCAAATCTGTGGACCGCATTTACAATTATCGCCCGGTAGTAGAGATTGAGCTAGCCGGCTATAAGATTCTGGGAGGTTTACTGGAAGAGTTTGTACCGGCAGTACTGGATATGAAAGGCCATCAAAGTAAGAAACTACTTCGCTTACTTCCCCTCCAGTTTCAACCCGATGGAAATACCAGTCTGTATGAAAAAGTACAATCAGTTGTGGATTTCGTTTCTGGAATGACCGATCTCTACGCGGTTGATCTTTTCCGCCATATCAAAGGAATTTCTTTGCCGGAGTTACGCTAA
- the mnmA gene encoding tRNA 2-thiouridine(34) synthase MnmA produces the protein MKRVVVGMSGGVDSSVAAYLLKEQGYEVIGLFMKNWHDDSVVISRECPWLEDSNDALIVAQKLDIPFQTIDLSKEYKERIVDYMFHEYERGRTPNPDVLCNREIKFDIFLKTALKLGADYVATGHYCRKAETISADGSTTYHLLAGKDGNKDQSYFLCQLNQEQLSKAMFPIGELQKAEVRQIAREQDLVTADKKDSQGLCFVGKVRLPEFLQQKLQPKPGKIIEIPADAAVYEKFLAVAGTSDAAPVSLSELSTPYEYSADIGKEVGSHNGAHYYTIGQRKGLNVGGTPKPLFIIAIDTDENIVYTGQGGDHPGLYRPALFISQAETHWVREDLKLKNRESASYQVRIRYRQPLEKATLYQEHDGLYIIFDRPQKSIAKGQFAAWYQADELIGSGVIA, from the coding sequence ATGAAACGCGTAGTAGTAGGTATGTCGGGCGGAGTAGACTCCAGTGTCGCCGCCTATTTATTGAAAGAACAAGGCTATGAAGTCATCGGCCTGTTCATGAAAAACTGGCATGACGATAGTGTAGTCATCAGCCGTGAGTGCCCCTGGCTGGAAGACAGCAATGATGCCCTCATCGTAGCGCAAAAGCTGGATATACCTTTCCAGACCATTGACCTCAGCAAAGAGTACAAAGAGCGTATCGTAGACTATATGTTTCATGAATATGAGCGTGGCCGTACGCCTAATCCTGATGTGCTCTGTAATCGGGAGATTAAATTTGACATCTTTCTAAAAACTGCGCTTAAGCTAGGTGCTGACTACGTAGCTACCGGACATTATTGCCGCAAAGCGGAAACCATTAGTGCTGATGGCAGTACTACCTATCATCTTTTGGCGGGAAAAGACGGTAACAAAGATCAAAGCTACTTTCTTTGCCAGTTAAACCAGGAGCAATTGAGCAAAGCTATGTTCCCTATTGGTGAATTGCAGAAAGCTGAAGTGAGACAAATTGCCCGCGAGCAGGACCTGGTTACTGCGGACAAAAAAGATTCCCAAGGGCTTTGCTTTGTAGGTAAGGTAAGACTTCCTGAGTTTTTGCAGCAAAAACTTCAGCCAAAACCCGGCAAGATCATTGAAATCCCTGCTGATGCGGCTGTGTATGAAAAGTTTTTAGCGGTAGCCGGAACATCAGACGCAGCGCCTGTAAGCCTGAGTGAATTGAGTACTCCCTACGAATATTCTGCGGACATAGGCAAAGAAGTTGGCTCTCATAATGGCGCGCATTATTATACCATAGGCCAGCGCAAAGGCCTGAATGTGGGAGGTACGCCCAAGCCTCTGTTTATTATTGCCATAGACACGGACGAAAATATTGTCTATACCGGACAAGGGGGTGATCATCCGGGGCTTTACCGTCCTGCGTTGTTCATCAGTCAGGCTGAGACCCATTGGGTAAGGGAAGATCTGAAGCTGAAAAACAGAGAATCTGCTTCATATCAGGTACGCATACGTTATCGCCAGCCTTTGGAAAAAGCCACCCTTTATCAGGAGCACGATGGATTATACATTATTTTTGATCGTCCACAGAAAAGTATTGCCAAAGGACAGTTTGCAGCCTGGTATCAGGCTGATGAGCTTATAGGTTCGGGAGTGATTGCTTAA
- a CDS encoding DUF1622 domain-containing protein, with protein MSDLVKPIAEWCAAIVEVIGVGILTLTALYICIYSLIKVFGKDKTENTFHKARQQLGRGILMGLELLVAADIIHTVAVDLSFSTVGVLAIIVLIRTFLSFTLELELTGKWPWQHNSSVKQGQNT; from the coding sequence TTGTCCGATTTAGTCAAACCAATCGCAGAGTGGTGTGCAGCAATCGTAGAAGTAATTGGTGTAGGCATACTCACTTTAACAGCTCTTTATATTTGCATTTATAGCTTAATAAAAGTTTTTGGCAAGGATAAAACTGAAAATACATTTCATAAAGCCCGTCAACAACTTGGAAGGGGTATCCTTATGGGACTTGAACTACTTGTAGCCGCTGATATTATCCATACGGTGGCGGTAGATTTATCATTCAGCACTGTGGGAGTACTGGCAATTATAGTTCTCATTCGTACTTTTCTTAGTTTCACGCTGGAACTGGAACTTACTGGTAAATGGCCCTGGCAACATAATAGTAGTGTGAAGCAGGGTCAGAATACTTAA
- a CDS encoding M23 family metallopeptidase encodes MSKIKYYYDTETCKYERIRVSKWDVFLNVLGFISLVLVAGICLIIVFDTYFESPKAARLKKENEELQFYYDMLSKDMERADDMLESLQERDNHVYRTIFEAEPIPLSVRNAGVGGVERYKELLEDGLEREELILNTKEKVDKLKRQLYIQTKSYDDLLGMAEDKTEMLASIPAIQPVSNKELRRLASGFGMRMHPIYKVKMMHPGIDFSAPQGTPIYATGAGKVITVKSSFTGYGKQVEIDHGFGYVTKYAHLSDFNVKVGQTIERGQCIGYVGNTGTSTAPHLHYEILKDDDKVNPIHFFYQDITAEEYEVLVQLASIENQSL; translated from the coding sequence ATGTCTAAGATAAAATATTATTACGATACGGAAACCTGTAAATACGAACGCATCCGGGTAAGCAAGTGGGATGTTTTTTTAAATGTATTGGGCTTCATATCATTGGTGTTGGTAGCAGGAATATGTCTGATTATAGTATTTGATACCTACTTTGAGTCTCCCAAGGCAGCCCGGCTAAAAAAAGAAAATGAAGAGCTACAGTTTTATTATGATATGCTAAGTAAAGACATGGAGCGTGCTGATGATATGCTAGAGTCTTTGCAGGAAAGAGATAATCATGTTTACCGTACTATATTTGAAGCCGAGCCTATACCACTCTCTGTGAGAAATGCAGGAGTAGGAGGAGTGGAGCGGTATAAAGAGCTACTGGAAGATGGTTTAGAAAGAGAAGAGCTGATTCTCAATACCAAAGAAAAAGTAGACAAACTTAAGCGTCAGCTGTACATACAGACGAAGTCATATGATGATTTGCTGGGTATGGCAGAAGATAAAACAGAGATGTTAGCTTCTATTCCGGCGATCCAGCCGGTTTCTAACAAGGAATTAAGAAGGTTGGCCTCCGGCTTTGGTATGCGCATGCACCCTATTTATAAAGTGAAAATGATGCACCCCGGTATAGACTTTTCTGCTCCGCAGGGCACCCCTATTTATGCAACCGGTGCAGGCAAGGTGATTACTGTGAAGAGCTCCTTTACGGGCTATGGAAAGCAGGTTGAGATAGATCACGGCTTTGGTTATGTTACCAAGTATGCGCATTTGTCAGACTTCAACGTAAAGGTTGGTCAAACCATAGAAAGAGGGCAGTGCATCGGTTATGTAGGAAATACGGGTACTTCTACTGCGCCCCACTTACATTATGAAATTTTGAAAGACGATGACAAAGTAAACCCTATCCACTTTTTCTACCAGGATATTACGGCTGAGGAGTACGAAGTGCTGGTACAGCTTGCGTCTATAGAGAACCAGTCACTCTAG
- a CDS encoding endonuclease III domain-containing protein: MSGKEAFNIDLAISLLRKEVAGLPKAALFDLYDQGYTSLFEQLVTCMISIRTYDEVTVPTAIQLFEKARTPKAMAKLSVEEIDTAIQASTFHAAKAQQILDIAEKIMDEHKGQLACDFDTLLSFSGVGPKCANLALGIACQQMRIGVDIHVHRITNRWGYVQGKTPEKTMLALEEKLPEQYRVEINRLLVPFGKHVCKGTIPLCSHCPLESMCQQVGVSNPR; this comes from the coding sequence ATGTCTGGAAAAGAAGCATTTAATATTGATCTGGCAATAAGTCTGTTGCGAAAAGAAGTTGCAGGACTTCCCAAGGCTGCCCTTTTTGACCTCTACGATCAGGGCTATACTTCTTTATTTGAGCAGTTGGTCACCTGCATGATTTCCATACGCACTTATGATGAAGTTACCGTACCAACTGCTATTCAGCTTTTTGAGAAGGCACGAACCCCCAAAGCAATGGCAAAGCTATCGGTAGAAGAAATTGATACTGCCATTCAGGCTAGCACTTTTCATGCTGCTAAGGCCCAACAGATTCTTGATATTGCTGAAAAGATCATGGATGAACATAAAGGACAGCTAGCCTGTGATTTTGATACTTTACTCTCTTTCAGTGGAGTGGGTCCCAAGTGTGCAAACCTGGCATTAGGCATTGCCTGCCAGCAGATGCGCATTGGCGTAGATATTCATGTGCACAGAATAACTAACCGTTGGGGTTATGTACAAGGCAAAACACCTGAGAAGACCATGCTGGCGCTTGAAGAAAAACTGCCGGAACAATACCGGGTAGAAATAAATCGTCTGCTTGTACCTTTTGGCAAACACGTTTGTAAGGGTACTATTCCTCTGTGTTCTCATTGCCCGTTAGAATCTATGTGCCAGCAAGTGGGAGTAAGTAATCCCCGTTAG
- the era gene encoding GTPase Era, with protein sequence MEAKKHKAGFVSIVGKPNVGKSTLMNQLVGERLSIITSKAQTTRHRIMGIINGSSPSDDFQVVYSDTPGILKPEYELHQSMMRFVSVALEDADVILFVTDLYEKYQEEEHIERLKEAEVPVILVMNKIDLAKGSQAEDKMAYWQEILKPEEAMLVSALEGLNISEVFEAILRRLPEHPPYFPKDELTDKPERFFAAEIIREKIFKNYKKEVPYSCEVVVTEFKEDESIIRMRSEIFVERKSQKGILIGKGGEAIKKVGIEARADLEKFFAKQVYLEQFVKVSPDWRKKQPKLHNFGYR encoded by the coding sequence ATGGAAGCTAAAAAACATAAAGCTGGATTTGTGAGTATCGTAGGGAAGCCTAATGTGGGGAAGTCTACCCTGATGAACCAACTGGTGGGTGAACGGCTTTCTATCATCACTTCCAAGGCCCAAACCACCCGACATCGCATTATGGGCATCATCAATGGATCATCACCGAGCGATGATTTTCAGGTGGTGTACTCCGATACCCCGGGCATCCTGAAGCCGGAATATGAGCTACACCAGTCTATGATGCGCTTTGTAAGTGTAGCCCTGGAAGATGCGGATGTCATCCTCTTTGTAACCGACCTCTACGAAAAATATCAGGAAGAGGAGCATATTGAAAGGCTTAAAGAAGCAGAGGTGCCGGTCATTCTGGTCATGAACAAAATTGATCTTGCCAAAGGCTCACAAGCTGAAGATAAGATGGCTTACTGGCAGGAAATTCTTAAGCCCGAAGAAGCCATGCTGGTTTCCGCACTGGAAGGTTTAAATATTTCTGAGGTTTTCGAAGCTATTTTACGCCGGCTTCCTGAGCACCCGCCATATTTCCCCAAAGATGAACTTACCGATAAGCCTGAGCGTTTCTTTGCAGCTGAGATCATTCGGGAGAAGATTTTTAAAAATTATAAGAAAGAAGTTCCCTACAGTTGTGAGGTAGTAGTTACTGAGTTTAAAGAAGACGAAAGTATCATCCGCATGCGTTCTGAGATCTTCGTGGAGCGTAAAAGTCAGAAGGGAATACTGATTGGAAAAGGAGGAGAAGCTATCAAAAAAGTGGGTATAGAAGCCCGGGCTGACCTGGAAAAGTTTTTTGCCAAGCAGGTTTACTTAGAGCAATTTGTGAAAGTTTCTCCCGATTGGCGTAAAAAGCAGCCGAAACTTCATAATTTTGGCTATAGATAA